A window from Gemmatimonadaceae bacterium encodes these proteins:
- a CDS encoding toll/interleukin-1 receptor domain-containing protein: protein MTTAHRIFLSYRRGDTAGHVGRLYDALVKAFGKAHVFMDIDGLAPGEDFALGLAAQLRDAAVVLVVIGPRWAGVGPDGHRRLDAPGDFVRLEVATALQRPDALVIPVLCEGVTMPSAESLPDNIAPLARRNAIVLSDLRWTHDVEQLIGTIERHVVPQLASDGGLLRQIPPKAWLAAAAALVLLLWRPWQPATPSLPAGMMPSGSMPKAVDHTPPARVLPDGKSQIRKAQKDWARDAELVYLGVDCQANWTGCYVMITLRSESQAATLSAIRDASGGNWTYQSGQYEPRYHAVQVNSVDLDVAMRAARAGGMVGPIDRANLDGPRPDLGRRDGQWVIQPSNTDASGRVRFCVNARSGRLEDC, encoded by the coding sequence ATGACGACGGCCCACCGCATCTTTCTCAGCTACCGCCGTGGCGATACCGCTGGCCACGTGGGGCGCCTCTATGACGCGCTCGTGAAAGCGTTCGGCAAGGCACACGTGTTCATGGATATCGACGGCCTCGCGCCCGGCGAAGATTTCGCGCTGGGCCTGGCGGCGCAGCTCCGCGACGCGGCCGTCGTGCTGGTGGTGATCGGGCCGCGCTGGGCCGGCGTCGGCCCCGACGGGCATCGTCGGCTCGATGCACCGGGCGACTTCGTGCGGCTCGAAGTCGCGACGGCGCTGCAACGGCCGGATGCGCTGGTGATCCCGGTCTTGTGCGAAGGCGTGACGATGCCGTCGGCGGAGTCGCTGCCCGACAACATCGCCCCACTCGCCCGACGCAATGCCATCGTGCTCAGCGATCTGCGATGGACGCACGATGTGGAGCAGCTGATCGGCACGATCGAACGCCATGTCGTGCCGCAACTCGCGAGCGACGGCGGGCTGCTGCGCCAGATCCCGCCCAAGGCATGGCTCGCAGCCGCCGCCGCGCTGGTGCTGCTGCTCTGGCGACCGTGGCAGCCGGCCACGCCGTCGCTGCCGGCGGGCATGATGCCCAGCGGATCGATGCCCAAGGCGGTCGACCATACACCGCCCGCTCGCGTGCTTCCGGATGGCAAGTCGCAAATCAGAAAGGCGCAAAAAGACTGGGCCCGCGATGCCGAACTCGTCTACCTCGGCGTGGACTGCCAGGCCAACTGGACGGGGTGCTACGTCATGATCACGCTCCGTTCAGAGTCGCAAGCGGCCACCCTGTCGGCCATCCGCGACGCGAGCGGCGGAAACTGGACATATCAGTCGGGGCAGTACGAGCCGCGCTATCACGCCGTGCAGGTCAATTCCGTCGATCTTGACGTCGCCATGCGAGCGGCGCGCGCGGGCGGGATGGTCGGCCCCATCGACCGCGCCAACCTGGACGGCCCCCGTCCGGATCTCGGTCGGCGCGACGGCCAGTGGGTGATCCAGCCCAGCAACACCGACGCCTCCGGCCGCGTGCGCTTCTGTGTGAACGCGCGGTCTGGCCGACTCGAGGACTGCTGA